tctctctctctctctctctctcttagaacctgagagaagagcccaatcatatatatcgttaaaacatattattgttaaaggaaaaaaactgaaaagttcctttattaggatcaaaaccattaagttaagaaagaatgaacaaaacgctagacacggttactcttactgcaacgtgaaaccgtgaacattctttctctatcgtaacgatagagtgcaagttgaacgttctgaacgtcaacaactgcagagacaaaacaaaacgttagttcagctttgaaaacagtacgagactgtcaaagaaaatctttcaaactctgtggcggaaatagcataatatgttaacaggtaaaaccgaaatgacgggctcaaagttaattaacttcggtaaaagaccgcctactattaggaaggtcgaatataaacaaatataaaaattaattttaatgagtttataataaaaggaagttaatcgaagaggcctataagaggcggagagatataaaataaatctataacttttgttaagcaaaattaagaaagagagtctatactctcttagacaccaacacttccgtctaagggaagggtcggccattgaaaggtgaacgagagctcatactctctcgtcaccaaaattaatcaaattaattccaaaagctaactaagctaatatagaagttttccagtaaagcgacagccgaaatcaaagagaaatacttcaccaaagtcgtgaaaatactccaagaacataagcgtatcccagaacgtcttgccggaagcacgacagaggaataattgaggaggtgtcaacaagaagtacttgagtacctggccacaggtggcgctggtaaatacacccccttctagtattgtgatagctggcgtatccctccatagaattctgtcgggcaacggagttgacagctacatgattatcgggtaagtttaatattgaaaaatgaagacTGATTCTTGTAGAAAAAACaaattgattttcaaaataaaattattacacACAAAAACCATAAATTCATCTTTTTTTAAACATCATTCAAAACTACACTCTGTAAAAGCAAAACCATCAGATATCAGAATGTATAAGTTCCTGGGGGgcatgtatttatactgtatttcTTCAAAATTGTGCATAAAGGGCAAATATATACACAAGGTTAAGTACTGTACATGAAGTATACACAAGTGATAGGTACATCAACTATAAAATCAGGAATCTGACTACCTTCAGTGATGCAATTGTTTTGACAAGTAACCCCCAATTTACTTAAGATAAAATATCTGTTTAACAAATATATTGTACTGAACAAAGTAGGAGAGATTAATCTCCAAATTAGTGTGCATAAGTGATACCTTGTTGTAATACCTGGTTACGATACCTATATTTTGCTTCAActattttgaataatttcttttcACTCCAGCACACCTATTTTGCAGCGTGTCATTAATTTTTCTTGAGAATTATCCAAAAAGGTAAATAAACCTTCAAGAAGTCCTAATTTGCCAGTAAAATTCCTTTAAAATTGCCTACAATTAGTTTCATTTGCCACAGCAAACACATATAATGCATCATTCAGTAGTTTGTGGGTGTATTTCAGAGGCCTTTTTTATGATTAACATAGTTTCAGACATCATGAGAATAAAGATGGTAGAGGATACCTGTTTTCTAACACAGCCTCACttgataaaataaaactttaaaaccttATAGATTTTGTGGTGGTACATGACAGAGCTCATACTTGCTcacaaaaatatactgtactgtatatgcatttttTGCTTTAGAAATTTTGCAAATAGGTGCAAGACTGAAAGAGATAAGATTTACCAGATACCAAGTCAATTCCTTCAATGACATTCCTCCTCTAACTGAAATTTAGATAACAACTTACTACAATATACATTGGTCCACTCAAAGCACTTCCACTAAATGTTCATATAGAGCTTATCTGCACATGATAAAAACACTAAAAAAGCCTTTTCAAAACAAATACAGAGATGTGTACATGCCTGCACTCAGATGAAATGCTTTGAATGCTTTTAATAAAGTATGTCAATAGATGTGAAATTTATTAAATTGACAATTTGCTTCAATCATCTGTTAAACTTATACACTCATCCATATGCTCTTCTTTCACAGGACCCATTTCCAACTTCAACAACTGTGTCACATCCATATAATCAAAACCTTCACTTTCCTGCTCTAACACAGTTTTCCCTCTTGTATGTATTTGCATGTGTCGCTTAAGGCAACCCTTCCGGGCAAATCTTTCTTCGCACACACTGCAAACAAAATTTCTTTCTCCACCATGAACTATCATGTGTCTATTCAACGTGTTCCTTCGAGTAAATTTTCTACCGCATGTCTCACACTTAAAATTTCTCTCTTCTGTATGAGAAAGCATATGGGTGTAAAGGCTGCCACTCTGAGTGAATCTTTTATTACATATTTGGCATTCATGTCTTTTCTCTCCAGTGTGAACAAGCATGTGCGTATCAAGGCGACCTTTCAAAGCAAAGCGTTTACCACATATCTGGCATTCAAACTTACGATCTTCACTATGGCAGAGCATATGTGTATTTAGGTGGCTAACCTGTAGAAATtttttctgacaaatgtcacatTCGTACTTTTTCTCACCTGAATGTGTGAGCATATGCGTATTCAGGTAGCTTCTCCTCCCAAACTTTTTATGGCAGACAGAGCACGTGTAATTCCTTTCCGTAGTATGAACAACTAAATGGGAGTTCAAGTTAGTCTTAGTGGTGAATTTCTTGTCACATACATTGCACTGAAACCTTTTCTCTCCCGAATGAACCAGCATATGAGTTGTAAGGTCACCATTTCTCAGAAATCGCTTATTACATATCTGACATTCAAAGTTTTTCTCTCCGGTATGGATTAGAGAATGATTATATAAACTTACTTTGTGGGTGAATTTTTTCTTGCAAATATCGCACTGAAACAGTTTTTCATCACTATGTACAAACATGTGAGCTTTAAGTTCACCATGTCTCATAAACATTTTATGACAAACATTACATTCAAATGTCTTAACACCGTTGTGCACAAGCATATGAACATTAAGATTACTTTTCTGATTGAATCTTCTTTGGCAAATATGACAAGAAAACTTTTTGTCTTCCTTATTTCCTGCCCTGTCTGATCCATGCTCTCCCATATATGAACCAATTGGCTCATCAATAGAGTTACTTAATAATGTATCAGATGTGTCTGCCACTGGAAATGCCATTCTGAAATTCACACTTCACTTATCATCAGTGACAGTTATCTGAATATGCAATCATGATATAGTTTACATACATgttttaaacaatataaaaaatatactctACCTCACAATGCTTGCAAGGGCATGATTAAAATGACCTTGGTTATAGTACTGTATCTCAAGTGAGCCAAAATGAACTTTTTACAACTATAATTCATACATACTTACAGCATTGCCAATTCATGTAAAGTCCATCTTTAAGAAGAGAAGAGAATATTTCATATGCAGTATCTTCAACATTGCCAAGATAACCAATTTAACCTTTGTAAATTATAAAGTACTTTATAAGGGaattaagatttatatgaaatatttctttataaatgacTATTACACCGTACTGTAAATTACATATGAATTAATGTACATGATCATACGAATTTACTTAATAAGCTGCTGCTGGTAACTTTTCATGTCTGCTAACCGGTGGAACTTGCTAAGTAGCAGGTAGGTGCATATCTCCTGAAAGTAAAAGTATCTCAATTACCTAATCTTGTTTTCAAAATCTACAAAACCAAATATTTAATTCCATTGAGCAGTACTACATTTAAGTGGTGAAATTAATATAAAGGAATAAATAGATCAACATAGAATCACAGTACATAACAACCTTAGGAAGagcaaattttcataaaatttatcattttaatacTTAACCAAAATTCATATGCTAAATACATcaggagaaaatttaaggataataAAAGGTGGATAGGCAAGTTTTCCTTAATTCTAACTAGTCCACCCAGGTCTTTTATACCATggatgagatgttatcatttgttGATAACTACATTCAAATTGCTTTTGAACCTACTAGATTGTGGGGGGGGTTCATTTATAAATCATGTTGTGGGTTAATACttatataatatgttattttcattagtaaaataaatttttgaatatacttacccgatgatcatgtagctgtcaactccgttgcccgacagaaatctacggtcgggatacgccagcgatcgctatccaggtgggggtgtacacaacagcgccatctgtgagtaggtactcaagtacttcttgtcaacaagaactcaattttctcctcggtccactggttctctatggggaggaagggcgggttcttaaattcatgatcatcgggtaagtatattcaaaaatttattttactaatgaaaataacatttttcaatattaatcttacccgatgatcatgtacagtgatacctcggtagtcgaacgactctatactcgaacaattcggagttcgaccaaaattttcgagaaatttttgctgcggtgctcgaccaaaaattcggtactcgaccagccgaacacgtgacgaccgcatgggctttgtgatgatcgcgccatctcggccactctcgcttgttcgggaagcatcagttctctcgagagcgtcactcagacaacgcgcgatcagcattcgttgtgatttagtgattttcagtgcttttaattgcttttttagctttcataatgagtcccaagaaagtaatgagtgttaaggggaaggagaagaggaaaacagtgcgaacaacgatcgagttgaagaaggaaattatagcgaaatatgagaatggtgtacgagtgtccgatttagcggtagaatacggaatggcgaagtcgaccatttctacgtttttaaagcataaagaaatgattaagaaggcgaatgttgcaacgggagttacggcggtaactaagcaaaggccacaagtgattgaggagatggaaaagttgcttttaatatttattaaagaaaaacagttggccggggaaagtgttagtgaagcgttcatttgtgaaaaagcgttgcatatctatgaagaattagtgaagaaaagtccgagtaccagtgaaagtgattcatttacatttaaagcgagcaggggttggtttgaaaagtttcgtaatagaacaggtattcatcgtgttactaggcatggggaggcagctagttcggatcaaattgcagccgataaatacgtgggggaattcgatcggtacataaatgaa
The sequence above is drawn from the Palaemon carinicauda isolate YSFRI2023 chromosome 40, ASM3689809v2, whole genome shotgun sequence genome and encodes:
- the LOC137631724 gene encoding gastrula zinc finger protein XlCGF57.1-like, which codes for MAFPVADTSDTLLSNSIDEPIGSYMGEHGSDRAGNKEDKKFSCHICQRRFNQKSNLNVHMLVHNGVKTFECNVCHKMFMRHGELKAHMFVHSDEKLFQCDICKKKFTHKVSLYNHSLIHTGEKNFECQICNKRFLRNGDLTTHMLVHSGEKRFQCNVCDKKFTTKTNLNSHLVVHTTERNYTCSVCHKKFGRRSYLNTHMLTHSGEKKYECDICQKKFLQVSHLNTHMLCHSEDRKFECQICGKRFALKGRLDTHMLVHTGEKRHECQICNKRFTQSGSLYTHMLSHTEERNFKCETCGRKFTRRNTLNRHMIVHGGERNFVCSVCEERFARKGCLKRHMQIHTRGKTVLEQESEGFDYMDVTQLLKLEMGPVKEEHMDECISLTDD